A genomic window from Hyla sarda isolate aHylSar1 chromosome 8, aHylSar1.hap1, whole genome shotgun sequence includes:
- the LOC130285440 gene encoding baculoviral IAP repeat-containing protein 2-like, with product MVKDYKSDIRILAEHLKLIYKSEDSTEAFTKNLCELKAPRGYNTIKMDDLKGKNAKEVAEVIIESYTGIYWKAKVMEALKMSNKNQIRLNLKKALNADKKKAPNKAKAGSGEVNVADQKNFEAGESSKTLKSQKSGGDVKPKIESDSTEPSIVKVQVSGEAVGHKQKTEEEKEENVKSKTTRKQPPRGKKHFVIEKRNSLIKVITHVDPVLDDLMEEKLLTQEQYDTIRKKSTNQNKMRELFDYVRSWGPKDLDKFQRILRKHNLAPIKNLLEKCKQKK from the exons ATGGTTAAAGATTATAAAAGTGACATCAGAATCCTGGCAGAACATCTGAAACTGATATATAAGTCCGAGGACAGCACCGAAGCCTTCACGAAAAACCTCTGCGAGCTTAAAGCTCCTCGAGGATACAACACAATCAAGATGGATGATCTGAAAGGAAAGAATGCAAAGGAGGTCGCTGAGGTCATCATAGAATCCTATACGGGAATATACTGGAAAGCCAAAGTCATGGAGGCTCTGAAGATGAGCAACAAAAACCAAATCCGACTAAATCTAAAGAAAGCGCTCAATGCAG aTAAAAAGAAGGCACCAAATAAAGCTAAGGCCG GTAGTGGAGAGGTCAATGTTGCGGACCAGAAGAATTTTGAAGCAGGAGAAAGTTCTAAGACATTGAAAAGTCAAAAGTCAGGTGGAGATGTCAAACCAAAAATAG AGTCTGATTCCACGGAGCCGTCAATTGTGAAAGTGCAGGTGTCAGGTGAAGCTGTGGGCCACAAACAAAAGACAGAAGAGGAAAAAGAGGAAAATGTAAAATCAAAGACGACAAGAAAACAACCACCGAGAG GTAAGAAACACTTTGTTATTGAAAAGCGAAACAGCTTGATAAAGGTGATCACTCACGTGGATCCAGTCCTGGATGATCTTATGGAGGAGAAGTTACTGACCCAGGAACAATACGATACCATACGGAAAAAAAGCACCAACCAGAACAAGATGAGGGAACTCTTCGATTACGTGAGATCCTGGGGTCCGAAAGATCTCGATAAATTCCAGAGAATCTTGAGGAAACATAACCTTGCACCCATTAAGAATCTCCtagaaaaatgtaaacaaaagaaGTAG